The following proteins are encoded in a genomic region of Magnolia sinica isolate HGM2019 chromosome 1, MsV1, whole genome shotgun sequence:
- the LOC131218819 gene encoding protein MIZU-KUSSEI 1-like: MRMIDLGNQRVPLHIIDTATSVDCSKDVRFRRSFRSLVECMVPCCGFQPSTESPSGDTESTHGSTVTGTFFGYRKGRVSFCLQDDSRASPLLLLEFAVPTAYLAREMQYGLLRIALECARPTSSPCSLFAVPVWSMYCNGRKVGFAVRRQMTKSDVAVFKLMQSVSVGAGVLPSESKSEDGELMYLRANFERVTGSPDSESFHMINPVGSSGQELSIFLLRA, translated from the coding sequence ATGAGGATGATCGACCTGGGCAACCAACGTGTCCCACTCCACATCATCGACACGGCGACTTCCGTCGACTGCAGCAAGGACGTCAGATTCCGGCGTTCGTTCCGTTCGTTAGTCGAGTGCATGGTCCCATGCTGTGGCTTCCAACCCTCCACAGAATCACCCTCAGGCGACACCGAGTCGACTCATGGCTCGACCGTGACCGGCACCTTCTTCGGCTACCGCAAGGGCCGAGTCAGCTTCTGCCTCCAGGACGATTCCAGAGCCTCCCCTCTCCTCCTCCTCGAATTCGCCGTTCCTACCGCCTACCTCGCTCGAGAAATGCAGTACGGCCTCCTACGTATCGCCCTCGAGTGCGCCCGCCCCACCTCATCTCCCTGCTCGCTCTTCGCTGTTCCTGTCTGGTCCATGTACTGCAACGGCCGTAAGGTTGGGTTCGCCGTTCGTCGACAGATGACGAAGAGCGACGTGGCAGTCTTCAAGCTCATGCAGTCGGTGTCAGTTGGTGCCGGCGTCCTTCCAAGCGAGTCCAAGTCAGAGGATGGGGAGCTCATGTACCTACGTGCCAATTTCGAGCGAGTCACTGGGTCACCTGACTCAGAGTCGTTTCACATGATTAACCCAGTTGGGAGTTCTGGTCAGGAGCTGAGTATATTCCTGTTGAGAGCATGA